A portion of the Blautia hansenii DSM 20583 genome contains these proteins:
- the ispD gene encoding 2-C-methyl-D-erythritol 4-phosphate cytidylyltransferase codes for MKCTAIILAAGQGKRMKTKVQKQFLMLQGKPLLYYSLACFQKSDEIQEIVVVTGKESIDYCRSEIIEKYGFTKVKSIAEGGKERYDSVYAGLEACSADTDYVFIHDGARPFVTEDIIKRTKEVAVTYQACIAGMPSKDTVKIIDENNMVSATPERSRVWSVQTPQVFLYSLIKEAHDTARSVSMQGITDDAMVVEQYKNTPVHIVEGAYENIKITTPEDILVAEKILEKIL; via the coding sequence ATGAAATGTACAGCAATTATTCTTGCAGCAGGTCAAGGAAAAAGAATGAAAACAAAAGTTCAGAAGCAATTTTTAATGTTGCAGGGAAAACCATTGCTGTATTATAGTCTGGCATGTTTTCAGAAATCAGATGAAATTCAGGAGATAGTCGTAGTTACGGGAAAAGAAAGTATTGACTATTGCAGAAGCGAAATTATAGAAAAATACGGATTTACAAAGGTGAAGAGCATTGCAGAAGGCGGAAAAGAACGTTATGACTCCGTTTATGCGGGATTAGAAGCGTGTTCTGCCGATACGGACTACGTATTTATTCATGATGGAGCAAGACCGTTTGTTACAGAAGATATTATCAAACGTACAAAGGAAGTGGCAGTCACTTATCAGGCATGTATTGCAGGCATGCCTTCAAAGGACACGGTGAAAATCATTGACGAAAACAATATGGTGTCGGCAACTCCTGAAAGAAGCAGGGTGTGGTCTGTTCAAACACCTCAGGTATTTTTATATTCTTTGATAAAAGAAGCTCATGATACAGCCAGAAGTGTATCCATGCAGGGGATAACAGATGATGCAATGGTAGTAGAGCAATATAAAAATACACCTGTACACATTGTAGAGGGTGCTTATGAGAATATAAAAATAACTACGCCGGAGGATATTTTAGTGGCAGAAAAAATTTTGGAAAAAATTTTATAA
- the tsaD gene encoding tRNA (adenosine(37)-N6)-threonylcarbamoyltransferase complex transferase subunit TsaD, which yields MNKEDVLILAIESSCDETAASVVKNGRTVLSNVISSQIDLHKLYGGVVPEIASRKHIEKINQVIEEALKEAEVTLDDLDAIGVTYGPGLVGALLVGVAEAKAISFAKDIPLVGVHHIEGHISANYIENLELEPPFLCLVVSGGHTHLVIVKDYGEFEILGRTRDDAAGEAFDKVARAIGLGYPGGPKIDKLSKEGNAYAMDFPKAKIEDAPYDFSFSGVKSAVLNHINKCKMQGEPIVEADIAASFQRCVVEVLVEHAIAAAKDYGIDKLAIAGGVASNQTLRNAMEKACKENKIKFYHPSPIFCTDNAAMIGVAAYYEYLKGTRHGWDLNAVPNLKLGER from the coding sequence ATGAATAAGGAAGACGTATTGATTTTGGCAATAGAAAGTTCCTGTGATGAAACAGCCGCATCCGTAGTGAAAAACGGACGTACTGTTTTGTCAAATGTTATTTCTTCCCAAATAGATTTGCACAAATTATATGGAGGCGTTGTTCCGGAAATCGCATCCAGAAAGCATATTGAGAAAATCAATCAGGTAATTGAGGAAGCTTTGAAGGAAGCGGAGGTTACATTGGATGATTTAGATGCCATAGGAGTTACCTACGGACCGGGATTGGTAGGCGCTCTTTTAGTAGGCGTGGCTGAGGCAAAAGCAATCAGCTTTGCTAAGGATATTCCGTTGGTAGGTGTTCATCATATTGAAGGACATATTTCTGCCAATTATATAGAAAACTTAGAGCTGGAACCTCCGTTCTTATGTCTTGTTGTATCAGGCGGTCATACGCATCTTGTAATTGTAAAGGATTACGGAGAATTTGAAATCTTGGGAAGAACCAGAGATGATGCGGCAGGAGAAGCTTTTGACAAAGTAGCTCGTGCCATTGGTCTGGGATATCCGGGAGGCCCGAAAATTGATAAGCTTTCAAAAGAAGGCAATGCCTATGCCATGGATTTTCCAAAGGCAAAAATCGAAGATGCACCTTATGATTTTAGTTTCAGCGGAGTAAAATCGGCTGTTTTAAATCATATAAATAAATGTAAAATGCAGGGAGAACCTATTGTAGAAGCAGATATTGCAGCTTCTTTTCAGCGCTGCGTAGTGGAAGTACTGGTAGAGCATGCGATTGCAGCAGCAAAAGATTATGGAATTGACAAGCTTGCTATTGCCGGTGGCGTGGCATCAAACCAAACCTTGCGAAATGCTATGGAAAAAGCCTGTAAGGAGAATAAAATTAAGTTTTATCATCCGTCACCGATTTTTTGTACGGATAATGCAGCGATGATTGGCGTAGCAGCATATTACGAATATTTAAAAGGTACTCGTCATGGCTGGGACCTGAATGCGGTTCCGAATTTGAAATTAGGAGAAAGATAA